From Aegilops tauschii subsp. strangulata cultivar AL8/78 chromosome 5, Aet v6.0, whole genome shotgun sequence:
GCGCCTGCGCGAGCCCCCCCGCCCCGATGCATGCTCGGCGCCCCGCCACAGCCGTCCGCGGCCACCTCCACCCGCGCCCGACCTCGGCAACCGCCGCGCCTGCCTTACTCCTCGCACCGGCCGCGGCCACGCCTAGCGCCGCCCTTGGCCGCCGGCGCCCTGCTGCTGGCCTGGGCAAGGGCCCCGATGGGCTGGCGCCCGTCACCCGGTTTCGCCCGAACCAGCGCGCCCGTTCCAGTGGCCCATTGGCCATTGACAGCCGGGGCCCGCAGCCCAGAACGTTTTAAGAAAAATGAatataaaaataaataataataattaaaataattaattaattaattaagttaattaatcatatttaattaatctaattaactagttagtttaattaaatagtaattagattagttaaaccctaattagactaaacagtcaatgacgaacgggacccacacgttagttgaccagtcaactccctgttgactgctgatgtcatgctgacatcagcgtgcactattctggataatgttggatttaaataaataattaaaatcagaaaatgattaaatctttagaaaatcatataaaataaatcgtagcttagatgaaaatactttctacatgaaagttgctcagaacgacgagacgaatccggatacgcagcctgttcgcccgccacacatctGTAGCATAGCAAACCgttaacatttcacctccggttcatctgtccgaaaacgcgaaacaccggggatactttcccggatgtttcccctttcgccggtatcacctatccctacgttaggtcacccctagcacaacgtatcgccgcgtcttgctttgtgttatatttgattgctctattatttattgtgttccccctccgttacttctttccggtagacttcgagaccgctgccgatgttcgtgtgttcgactacatcgaagacgacccctcctacttgccagagcaaccaggcaagccccccttgatcaccagatatcgccttttcttctctatactgcttgcattagagtaatgtagcatgttactgatttcggttaatcctattctgttgcatagcctgtcattgttgctaccgttgttacccttacctgctatcctactgcttagtataggatgctagtgctCCATCAgcggccctacactcttgtccgtctgccctgctatactactgggccgtgatcacttcgggaggtgatcacgggtatatactatatactttatatacatgacacatgtggtgactaaagtcgggtcggctcgttgagtacccgcaagtgattctgatgagggggctgaaaggacaggtggctccatcccggtagaggtgggcctgggttcctgacggcccccgactgttactttatggcggagcgacagggcaggttgagaccacctaggagagaggtgggcctggccctagtcggcgttcgcggatacttaacacgcttaacgagttcttggtatttgatctgagtctgaccatttggtctatacgcactaaccagctacgcgggaacagttatgggcactcgacgtcgtggtatcagccgaagctcttcttgacgtcagcgacggagcggcgcgctccggattggactggaacgcctgctaggctaggtctgcttccggccgccctcgcaacatgcaggtgtgcaatgggcgatgggcccagacccctacgcgcataggatttagaccggcgtgctgacctctcggttgagcctaggtggggctgcgacgtgttgatcttatgaggccgggcatgacccagaaaagtgtgtccggccaaatgcgatcgagcgtgttgggttatgtggtgcacccctgcagggaagtttatctattcgaatagccgtgtccctcggtaaaaggacgacccgtagttgtaccttgaccttatgacaactagaactggatacttaataaaacacacccttccaagtgccagatataacccggtgatcgctctctaacagggcgacgaggaggggatcgccgggtaggattatgctatgcgatgctacttggtgaacttaccatctactctcttctacatgctgcaagatggaggtggccagaagcgtagtcttcgacaggattagctatccccctcttattctggcattctgcagttcagtccaccgatatggcccttacacatatacccatgcatatgtagtgtagctccttgcctgcgagtactttggatgagtactcacggttgcttttctccctcttttccccttcctgtacctggttgtcgcaaccagatgctggagtccaggagctagagatcccgaggatgattctacattgagttcggcttcgaggagtagttaggaggtcccaggcaggaggccttgccttttcgatcgttgctgcttttgtgctagccttcttaaggcaaacttgtttaacttatgtctgtactcagatattgttgcttccgctgactcgtctatgatcgagcacttgtattcgagccctcgaggcccctggcttgtattatgatgcttgtatgacttatttatgttgtagagttgtgttgtgctatcttcccgtgagtccctgatcttgatcgtacacattcgcgtgcatgattagtgtacggtcaaatcgggggcgtcacacagaCATTTAGGGGGTTAGTAGATACTCGGATTTGTCATGTCTGGTCATCGATGCTCTAAGTGGAGCCCATGACCATCACACTATGATCTAGGCCCTGACTTTCTAGCCAAACCGGGCCTATGGGTGGCAAGGCCCGACACGTCACGTCCCAGCCACGTGAAGGCCTGGAACTACTCAACCCATGTAGGACCTTTTATAAAAAGGGGCATGTACTGTCGGCCTGGCAAGCCAGCTAAAAGGGCGGGCCCAACATGACATGTCGACATCATTGCACCCAAGTAGCATCTACCGCCACGCAAGCAACGCATGCACCATCTCCCATTGGATGGGTCGATGGATGCAATGAACTTACTGCACAACGAGCTTTGGTGTGGTGATACGTGATCACCAGGGAAGGGTGCATGTGGCGAATAGAGTTTACTTTGAAAGAGTTCAATTTTCTGTAGTAGCACAAGCCATGTCACTTCGTCAAGTCATAATCCTTGCCAATAACACTAGTATAAGGAAGATCATGATAGCATCTGATTGCCTATCATTGATCAACAATGAAAATTTTGGTTCAAGGCTACTCAGACACTTTAAGCAAAGTGCCCATAGGAGGGCTCTGGGTAGATGCCTTCCACTGTGCTTTTTCCGAATAAACTCAAAGACATTTTAAAAAGATCAAGGGTTTACGTTGTAATAGGTATTAGAGCTATAGTCCATGATATTAGAAAATGTGTCACAAAGTTTGTATCTTGTACTTTTATCCCTGTCAATCGTTCTTATAATGAGGCAGCACATGTTCTGGCCAAATCGGCAGAGCATGATGTTTGGTCCTGATGGTTTAATGAGTTCCCTGATGTAATCAAGATCAATATCTGTAATGAACTACTAGCTTGCAAAATGATGTTATATTGTTAGATGAAGTGTGCAATTGTGAATGGATAAATGGGCGCAGTTGTCCATTacctaataaataaataaaacacTGTCTCTCTTCCAACTGCATGGAGTCGCCGCCACAGTAACCCAGCATCCACCTTCCATTAGACAAGACCAATGGCACCCGCAAACCTCACAGTGGCATGTTCAAACCGACCGCGGCACAGGACCACGCCATCACCCAGCCGGCCCGACTGGGTTAGACTAGctatagtgggagtaacttcagcagttaAATAGAGTCCAATTtagcaaatttgcttatgtgacAATAATTTAATAAGGAGAGAGATGAATtgggtaacatagctagttactcaTACTATGGGTAACATTACATATATAAGACAAAACCAGTCTATATATCTTAATAAAGGAAGCTTTGCATGATCTCACATAATATATTACGGAGTATTTCCCACTATAGATGTAGTAATAAAACCTAGAATGTTGTGTATGTTCCTGGTGCAAGTTAATCCATTGCGGCTAGTCTATGCGAACAAGGGAGACCCGTTCCAGATCCACGACTTCAGTTTGCCGCCAGGCCAGTGAAGAACGTGGCCATGGAGGCAAGAGGCGCCGGGAACAACCGATCAAGCGCGGCGCCGCCGCCAAGGACGCCAGATCCGGTGCGCACGCCGTTGTATGCGGCCCATATCCCGCCGCCCAACCACCGTCGCCCGCCTCCACAGCAAGTTGTCGTGGCCAAGCGCACTACTCCGCAACTCCGCCGCTCCAAAGACCACCGGTGACCGGCCTGTTTCCTTGCGAGCTCCGACCATGCCGTCCCCGCATCTGCCAACCCGGACAACCGTCGCCGCATCCAGCGCGTCTCCTGCGCAGCGCACGAGAGGAGGTTGCGGCTGGTTGCTGCGGCTAGAGTTTTTGCCTGCCGTGTCGTCTTGAGGAGCGACCCGGAGGAACCCAAAGCGTCTTTTTGCGTTCTCCTGTTTCTGGAGGTGTTGATACTTGATAGTGAGCTTGCTAACCTTGTCAATGTCAACGTCGAAGAtgatgtcctcgatggccttctGGTCGCCTCTTGGGGATAGCGCTTCCTTGAGCTCTTCCATCTCGATGAACCCGCTCATGTTCTTGTCGAAGTAGTTGAACACCTTGGGGAGGTGTTCTTCGCTGCGGATTTTCTTCAGGTGAATGGAGACCGTGACAAACTCCTTGCAGTCCAAGGTGCCATTTCCATCTAAGTCTACCTAATGATTAAAAACTCAAAATTGTTAATCTTTAAAGTTTAGTTTACCAAATTGTAAGCTCTATGAATTATGGAGCAACTGGTGGTCATTGTTTAATAGTTCAATGATATGGTAGGGGTCACATAAGTCAGAATTCTGAAACACCAAGATAGATTAAGAACAACTCCCCAATGTCCGCATTCGAAAATGCTTTAGAAATATTTTGGTACTAGTGAATGTGCAGGATCTCACAGCTTCCATGAGCATATCCACATCTGTATCATGGACATTGTTCCCTATCATTTGTAGACCTTTTCTAAGCTCCTCAATTGTCAGGTGCCCATCCTTGTTAGTGTCCAGCATGTGGAACAGTTCTGTGATTGCCTCCAGCTCTTCAGCAGGCAAGTATTCCGCCACCACCTGGCCAATAGACACATAATTCAGCATATATATGTTCATCAAAATCTATAGTCCCATAAAATAATAGTTAGGAAAAATGATTATTTGTCAGCTCACAAGCAAGGCCTTCTTCTTGAACTTGTTCATGACAGTGAATTGCTTTAGCCTTGACCTTACTGCTTCACCAAGAGGAATGTTTGGAGCAGCGGTGGAATTCTGTATCCATGGATGCTCTTCATTCTCGAAGTTGGTAAACCATTGTTAGATACATGCTGATCATCTCAGAGAAGTGGAAGGAATTGTAAGATCTACTGACCTAAAACTTGTTGAGCCGTCAATCTGGCATAAGGGTTGTTTTCAAGCATCCTGCTAACAAGATCCTTGGCGTTGTCTGACACCTTCGGCCAAGGCTCGCGCTCGAAGTCGATGCGTGATCGGATGATGGCCTGCGCAATCCCTTCGTCCGTTTCTACAAAAAAGATGAAAGCTGAACCTGATCAGTTTGTGAGCATGAACACAATATCGGAGTTCTATATCAGATTCCAGGAGTACGAACTTACCGGCCCAAAATGGAGGGACACCACATAGCAAGATATACAATATGACGCCTGCACTCCAGATGTCGATTTCCTGTCCATAGTTTCTCTTCAGGACTTCAGGCGCCATGTAATAGGGAGATCCGACGATCTCACTGAATCTTTCACCTGAGGACCGCACATAACTAGAAAAATCATGTTCCATGTTTGTGATATGTATAAATCGTATTAGAAGCTCAGAAGTTTATACCTGGCTTGAAGCACACGGAGAGTCCGAAGTCGATAACCTTGAGAGGGGAGCTCTCAGATGCAGTGGCGTACAAGAAATTCTCAGGTTTAAGGTCACGGTGCATAACACCGTTCTGGTGGCAATGCTGCAAAAAGTGTTGTGTTTCAGCCTCTCATGGAGGTCATGCGCACTATCGAAATATGTTAGTATTGTATATTCTGAAAGATGGTTACACATTCAGAGCTGAGTCCTTAGTCATGTAGATAAACGTTTATAGTATATACATCTTGAACCACATAGCACGTATTTTTTTAATGATATTTGTGCATTTTAATTTTGGGATGCTAAATTCTGTTACGTGGGTAATGTTTGCAATACCCGGAACCGTCGAAACTTATGTGTACAACGCCGTGTGCTTCAGCGTTAAATTCTCTTGACCATCTGATTCTGTCTTGACCATTTGAATCTTGCCTCAAAAAAAATTTGAATCTGTCTTCATTGTGTTTCATGTACTTACAACCAGACCAGTTAATAAACAAACTAGCCAAAAACAAACGAAGAATTATACCTAGTACGACGTACCTGCACGACCTCCATGATAGTGCGCAtgacagcggcggcagcacgctCGGTGTAGTGACCGCGCACGACGATGCGGTCAAAGAGCTCGCCCCCCTCGCACACCTCCATGACCAGGTGCACGGAGTCGCCGTCCTCGAACGCCTCACGGAGCCGCACGACGTTTACATGCGAGGGCAGCGACCGCATGATGGCTACCTCGCGCCGCACGTCCTCGATGTCGACGCTGCTCCGGAGCTTCCGCTTGCTGATCGACTTGCACGCGAGCTTCTCTCCCGTTGCCACGTCCATGCACCATCGCGTCACCCCAAACTCGCCGCGCCCCAGCTCCTCGCCAAGCTGGTACCGCCGGAGGAGCTCCTCGCTGTTGTCGGCCGCGGCCAGGCCCTTTCCAAGCACGGTTACAGGCGGCTGGGCCGTGGCACGCGGGGTGTCAGTGACTGAGGACACCGTGGAGAGGCACCGGAGGTTGGCGCCTCCAAGGCGTCCGCCGCGTTGCTTGGGAGAGCCACCGCCACGCCGCTTGAAAGATGGCCGGGCAACACAGCAGTTGCCCATGACCGCTTGCGCGGCGTCACGAGGTACGTCGTTGGGCAGGAAAGGGTGCGTGCTAGCTTCCGGCAGGGAATGTGCACCTGGCTACGATCGATGGATGGAATGGATGAGTTGTGGCCgatctctctcttcctctccctctAGCTAGGCAAGGAGAGGAGGAGAGAGATGGAGGGGAAATGATCCTAGGAGGTGGTTGGTTTTGAGAGAGAGGGAGTCCCACTTTTCTCCCGACTTCTTAGCCGTGGTTTTACTATTTTTGGCTTTGTCATTATCTACCGTACTTATTCTAGGAGCATAAGAATTCCACGGACCTTCAATATATTATTATTTAACCGCCCAAAACATGCTAAGCTCCCACGCCAAAACTCGCTCGTGGCCACTACGGCACCGACGACCACCAATAGCCTCGACGGGCGCCACTCCGgcgccggcgaccaccgctcCCTGATGGCCTCCCCTCCCCCACCGGTGAGGGGGCCCGTGAGCTTATATGGATGGACTCCAGCCCCGCCTCCTCCAGATCTACGAGCCCCTCCGCCCCACCTCCTCCGTCCTACCGGCAAGCGCTCTGCAAGTAGCTCCTCGCATCCCTAGCGGCCCGCTCCCCGCACCAGCTATTGTAGGGTGCAACCCTAAGTGCTGAtcttcttcacacttagaggggaAAATGGGAAGAACTACAAGAACACAAAGCGGAAGCACTCAAACAAACCAAATCAAACATCCACTAGAATAACACACATGAGATCCACAAAAATAACATGAACAATCAAGGGAATCAAGCGCAAAGGTAAAGGTTCTTCTCAAATAAAAATGAGATAAGGTCTTGATGATAGTCTTATCCAACCCGAGGGGAGGAGGTCTTGATATCCACTTGTGCATCTTCTCCTAGGAGGTCTGATCTCCAAGGGGAGAGGTAGATGAACAAAGCTCTCTCTAAATCATGCCATATGCTTTGCTAACCCTAACAAATGGCTTAGGTACAAAATATATAGGTGACTCGAGGTGAGGGACCAAGAGGAGGGGCAAAAGGGGCATTCCCCGTTCAACTCGCACGAGGGCCCACACATGGGCTAAGTTGGCCCCGTGGGAACGGGGTCCTGTGTGCACTGTACACACCCGTGCGCATGGGGTAGCCAGCGGCTACAGCGGCAGGGCTCCTATGCACTGAGTCCTGGAGGCCCATGCGCATGGGATGTCCAAAAACTCTCTAGATGGGTCGTGCGCACAGGGTCCAGGAGGGGCTGTGCGCATGGGGTCACCTGGGTGCATCTTCTTCTTCCAATTGCTAGTCTCTGTCTTCCTTGCGTCGCTCCCAACCTTCCTCTTGGCGAGGCTCCTTAGCTCCTTGGTGGTGGTCTTCCTCGTGCCTAATGACACACAAAGTTCCATGGTGGGGTAGAAGCCAATTCCCATCCATATTCTTGTCAAGCTAAAAAAAGGAGTGAGTTCACCTCACTTTCTATAGCACGTGCACGAGCTCTTGTTATGAGTCCACTTGGTGTATGATGACTCGGTGTGGTCTCCATGGGATGACCGaaggatgctctgcatcatctccccccctggAGAAGATCCGCTCTCAGATCGATAACCTCATCACCATGTAAAGGAGATAGCTCCtggatgttgaagatgtcgctcacattgtacttgtcgcgtgggGTCGACCTTGCAGGTGTTGTCgttgtagcgtgctagcacctAGGATCTTGGACTTAAGCTCGGTGGGGAAGTAGTCATTGCgtaggtgtagccacacaagatctccggGGTTGAATACCATGGGGTGCTTGTTGGTGTTGAGCTTGGTGGCGAGGCGTTGTACTTGGCATTCAAtcgtgtgccttgtatcttcatgcatcttcttgaggtaagTTGCTCCTATATGCTCGCGTCCAAGTTTGCTctctcttgtagtggtagagggaGGATGTCCAATGGCGACAATAGGTTGAAGCCATAGACCACATCGAAGGGGGATTTGCCGATTGTAGAGTGTCATACTCGATTGTTAGTGTACTCGGCTATGGAAGGCATTCTTCCGACCTCTTGATGTTTTCTTGGTCAACAGGTGGAGGAGTGTGGATAGTGTTCGGTTGGCGACCTCCATTTGGTTGTTTGTTTTCTTGGTCAAAACATGGAGAAGAGTAGCTTGATTCTGAGCTTGGCTCATagtgtcttccaaaagtagcttagTAACTTGATGCCGCGGTCCGGTACAATTGTCTTGGGAACTCCATGCAATCACAAGATTTCCATATGAAAGAGAATGGCACCATGTGAAGCACCGTCCCTCTTGTTGCATTGAATAAAATGTATCATATTAGAGAAATGGTTCACAACGAAAAATACCTAATCTTTGCCGTTTTGAGTTCTAGGCAagccaagcacaaaatccatacttatgtcttcccatgggtgatatggtaTAGGAAGTGGCATATGTAGACCATGAGATTGAGCTTGAGACTTAGCTTTGTGGCATGTGGAGCACCGGTTGGTGTAGTGTGCGACGTCACGAAACATCTTTGGCCAGTAGTATTTGTTGGAGAGCATCACAAAGGGCTTGTTGCGGCAGAAGTGTCTaatacgcctccaacgtatctataat
This genomic window contains:
- the LOC109782576 gene encoding calcium-dependent protein kinase 29-like codes for the protein MGNCCVARPSFKRRGGGSPKQRGGRLGGANLRCLSTVSSVTDTPRATAQPPVTVLGKGLAAADNSEELLRRYQLGEELGRGEFGVTRWCMDVATGEKLACKSISKRKLRSSVDIEDVRREVAIMRSLPSHVNVVRLREAFEDGDSVHLVMEVCEGGELFDRIVVRGHYTERAAAAVMRTIMEVVQHCHQNGVMHRDLKPENFLYATASESSPLKVIDFGLSVCFKPGERFSEIVGSPYYMAPEVLKRNYGQEIDIWSAGVILYILLCGVPPFWAETDEGIAQAIIRSRIDFEREPWPKVSDNAKDLVSRMLENNPYARLTAQQVLEHPWIQNSTAAPNIPLGEAVRSRLKQFTVMNKFKKKALLVVAEYLPAEELEAITELFHMLDTNKDGHLTIEELRKGLQMIGNNVHDTDVDMLMEAVDLDGNGTLDCKEFVTVSIHLKKIRSEEHLPKVFNYFDKNMSGFIEMEELKEALSPRGDQKAIEDIIFDVDIDKDGKISYEEFELMMKAGVDWRNASRQYSRAVFNTLSRKMFKDVSLKLDPSSPLGGAGKEQHDIS